In Drosophila pseudoobscura strain MV-25-SWS-2005 chromosome 4, UCI_Dpse_MV25, whole genome shotgun sequence, the following proteins share a genomic window:
- the LOC26533915 gene encoding uncharacterized protein, whose amino-acid sequence MSEQRRTFVKQLIKSAQVVLVALLFYNLWRHKWTKVKINQHRF is encoded by the exons ATGAG CGAACAGCGTCGCACTTTCGTTAAGCAGCTCATCAAGTCGGCCCAAGTGGTGCTAGTGGCGCTGCTATTCTACAATTTGTGGCGTCACAAATGGACCAAAGTGAAAATCAATCAGCATCGCTTTTGA